The proteins below are encoded in one region of Bacteroidales bacterium:
- a CDS encoding N-acetyl sugar amidotransferase, which produces AENLPCIIIESFCCGRPVLSNSVNGVVELINETNGLMSAPRDIEAFSKNICHIIENAGKYDLEKIAINAQSLFYPEVVGKLIYETYRKTLSVKPAREYQMCSHCIMDTNDDPDISFDANGVCNYCKMYERFSKEIIHRDSLGKKQMLEIINKIKDKGKNKKYDSILGVSGGVDSTYTAYLAKQYGLRPLLVHLDNGWNSELAMSNIEYVVSKLGFDLHTWVINWEEFKDIQLSFLKASVVDIELVTDYAIVASLYLMAAKHKIDYIITGHNFATEGIMPMNWVHWKSDLLNIESIHNRYGKEKISTFPQMGYFRKAAYVNLYGIRTFPILNFANYNKDEAKAIVVNELGWRDYGGKHNESLFTKFYQSYILPKKFNIDKRKAHLSTLICSGQTTKEKALAEMKNPPFVEDKIAEDKKYIIKKFDLTDAEFEKIMNTPIRQHTDFPSYAKIHYKYELMILGKLKPLSKPLKKYFGLRGRTNYV; this is translated from the coding sequence ATGCCGAAAATCTTCCCTGTATAATAATCGAAAGTTTTTGCTGTGGTCGTCCCGTTTTGAGCAATAGTGTTAATGGTGTTGTAGAATTGATTAATGAAACAAACGGTTTGATGTCGGCACCACGTGATATTGAAGCTTTCTCGAAAAATATTTGTCATATTATTGAGAACGCAGGCAAATACGATTTAGAGAAAATTGCAATTAATGCTCAAAGTTTATTTTATCCCGAAGTTGTCGGAAAATTAATTTATGAAACATACAGGAAAACATTATCAGTTAAGCCAGCACGCGAATACCAAATGTGCAGCCATTGCATAATGGACACCAATGATGACCCTGATATTTCATTTGATGCAAATGGTGTCTGTAACTACTGCAAAATGTATGAAAGATTTTCAAAAGAAATCATACACCGCGACAGCTTAGGCAAAAAACAAATGCTCGAAATAATAAATAAAATAAAAGATAAAGGAAAAAATAAAAAATATGATTCCATACTTGGTGTGAGTGGAGGTGTTGACAGCACATATACAGCATATCTGGCAAAACAATACGGATTAAGACCTTTGCTGGTTCATCTCGACAATGGATGGAACTCCGAACTTGCTATGAGCAATATAGAATATGTTGTTAGCAAATTAGGATTCGATTTACATACTTGGGTTATTAACTGGGAAGAATTTAAAGACATACAGCTTTCATTTCTGAAAGCATCGGTAGTGGACATTGAGCTTGTTACCGATTATGCGATAGTGGCTTCATTATATCTCATGGCTGCCAAACACAAAATTGACTATATAATTACCGGACACAATTTCGCTACCGAAGGAATCATGCCGATGAACTGGGTGCACTGGAAAAGTGATTTGCTTAATATAGAATCCATTCATAACCGCTACGGAAAAGAAAAAATTTCAACTTTTCCGCAAATGGGATACTTCAGAAAAGCCGCTTATGTCAATCTATATGGAATAAGAACTTTCCCGATCCTGAATTTTGCAAATTATAATAAAGACGAAGCTAAAGCAATTGTTGTAAATGAACTTGGATGGCGCGATTATGGCGGAAAACATAATGAATCGTTGTTTACAAAATTTTATCAGTCATATATTTTACCTAAAAAATTCAATATTGATAAACGAAAGGCACATTTGTCAACGCTGATATGTTCGGGACAAACGACAAAAGAAAAAGCACTTGCCGAAATGAAAAATCCTCCTTTTGTTGAAGATAAAATTGCTGAAGATAAAAAATACATTATTAAAAAGTTCGACTTGACAGATGCGGAATTTGAAAAAATTATGAACACACCAATACGACAACATACCGACTTTCCTTCGTATGCAAAAATACATTACAAATACGAACTTATGATACTCGGAAAACTTAAGCCACTTTCAAAACCACTGAAAAAATATTTCGGACTGAGAGGAAGAACAAATTATGTGTAA